One stretch of Bremerella cremea DNA includes these proteins:
- a CDS encoding sulfatase family protein translates to MIRSFLVLLVLFGATAMVAAEEKAQRPNILFLFSDDHALNAISAYGGPLAEVAPTPNIDRLAQEGMLFRNSFCANSICGPSRATILTGKHSHKNGFMRNTGQGMDQSQWTLSKALQASGYNTAIIGKWHLKTDPLGFDHWEILPGQGNYYNPDFIQQDGTTKRFEGYVTDLITDKSINWLNERDSSKPFFLMCQHKAPHRTFAPPLRHLNAFDDVEIPEPETLFDDYANRSTTLANNEMEIDRHMDWAYDLKLRKDERGKVVLPPPDRYGTPEYNRMNATQKKAWDAHFGPQNQAFLADFQAGKLSEQDVVRWKYRRYMRDYLGAVRAVDESVGRLLKYLDDNGLAENTIVIYSSDQGFYLGEHGWYDKRWMFEESFQMPLIIRWPGVTQPNSTPDELVQNIDYAPTLLEVAGEKIPPEIQGRSLVPILKGEPVAWRDSLYYAYYELGEHAVPQHFGVRTQRYKLIHFPLTNEWNLFDLQTDPQEMVSIYEDPAAQEIRENLTQEFHRLRKVYQAPPLPQPAQAK, encoded by the coding sequence ATGATTCGCTCTTTCCTAGTCTTACTGGTGCTTTTTGGCGCTACGGCAATGGTCGCGGCTGAGGAAAAGGCCCAACGGCCCAATATCCTATTTCTCTTTTCGGACGACCACGCCCTGAATGCTATTTCCGCGTATGGTGGCCCGTTGGCTGAAGTTGCTCCGACTCCGAACATCGACCGCTTAGCTCAGGAAGGTATGTTGTTCCGCAATTCCTTTTGTGCCAACTCAATTTGCGGCCCTTCGCGTGCGACGATTTTGACGGGCAAGCACAGCCACAAAAATGGATTCATGCGTAACACAGGACAAGGCATGGATCAATCGCAGTGGACGCTATCGAAGGCCTTGCAAGCCTCCGGCTACAACACGGCGATCATCGGTAAATGGCATCTGAAGACCGATCCCCTGGGCTTCGATCACTGGGAAATCCTGCCCGGGCAGGGCAACTACTACAATCCAGATTTCATTCAACAAGATGGCACAACGAAACGTTTTGAAGGGTACGTTACCGACTTAATCACCGACAAATCGATTAATTGGCTCAACGAACGGGATTCCTCGAAACCATTCTTTCTGATGTGCCAACATAAGGCTCCCCATCGCACGTTTGCTCCGCCCCTGCGTCATTTAAACGCCTTTGATGACGTCGAAATCCCCGAACCAGAAACTTTGTTCGACGACTACGCCAATCGCAGCACAACGCTTGCCAATAATGAAATGGAAATCGATCGGCACATGGACTGGGCCTATGACCTCAAGCTGCGCAAGGATGAACGAGGTAAGGTTGTCCTACCGCCCCCTGATCGCTATGGCACGCCGGAATACAACCGGATGAATGCGACCCAGAAAAAGGCCTGGGATGCCCACTTTGGCCCACAAAACCAGGCCTTTCTCGCGGACTTTCAAGCAGGCAAACTTTCTGAGCAGGATGTTGTTCGCTGGAAGTATCGTCGCTATATGCGAGACTACCTGGGCGCGGTGAGAGCCGTAGATGAAAGTGTTGGCCGCTTGCTCAAGTATCTTGACGATAACGGCCTGGCCGAGAACACGATTGTGATCTATTCCTCCGATCAAGGCTTCTACCTCGGCGAGCACGGCTGGTATGACAAACGTTGGATGTTTGAAGAGTCGTTTCAGATGCCATTAATTATTCGCTGGCCTGGCGTTACTCAGCCTAACTCCACGCCAGACGAGTTAGTGCAAAACATCGACTATGCCCCCACATTGCTGGAAGTTGCCGGCGAGAAGATTCCGCCAGAGATTCAAGGCCGCTCCTTGGTGCCGATTTTGAAAGGGGAACCAGTCGCTTGGCGCGACTCCCTTTATTACGCCTACTATGAACTTGGCGAGCACGCCGTTCCGCAGCATTTTGGGGTTCGCACTCAGCGATACAAGTTGATTCACTTTCCCCTAACGAACGAATGGAACTTGTTCGACCTACAAACCGATCCTCAAGAGATGGTCAGTATCTACGAGGACCCAGCCGCTCAGGAGATTCGAGAGAATCTCACCCAAGAGTTTCATCGACTACGAAAAGTCTACCAAGCCCCTCCCCTGCCCCAACCAGCTCAGGCAAAGTAG
- a CDS encoding phospho-sugar mutase has protein sequence MSGSKIDTKSLLQLVKQATADGKITASAADNIEIWLTEDRYARYAEQVAEHITSEKWKELDDAFWTIIPFGTGGRRGKMYPIGSNAINERTIGESAQGLAEYVKETVSGDLSCAIAYDTRHRSREFAELCARIMVSNGFKVYFLDDYRSTPELSFLVRFKKCSCGIMVTASHNPPSDNAVKVYWSTGGQVMPPHDKQIIDRVMNVQEIPLGVEFDAAVADGKVVICTAETDDAFINAVQQQKFDGPRNLKILYSPLHGVGASAVMPALAADNFKNVAIFGPHKEPSGDFPNVPGHVSNPENPAVFDAIIEQAKTDGSELILATDPDCDRVGCAAPKTMDVTGEWGTFTGNQIGVLLADHVLSERKKGGGLTPEHYVVKTLVTTEMVRRIADSYGVRTCGNLQVGFKWIGGTMDAEGPDKFLFGCEESHGYLVGQYARDKDAAVAAMLLAELAANCKQEGKSLHEKLESLWWQHGYHAERLLNQKMPGSEGMANMQKLMGKFREAPPQSVGGLKLTAVRDYQNDTITTPDGKSSPLNGPKGNMVILDLEDGNYVAVRPSGTEPKVKFYMFSYVPAEQLSLLDAAQEEMEARLDAFEKDLVAFADSV, from the coding sequence ATGAGCGGCAGTAAGATCGATACGAAATCACTTCTCCAACTGGTCAAGCAGGCCACCGCTGATGGCAAAATCACCGCCAGTGCGGCTGATAACATCGAAATCTGGCTAACCGAAGACCGTTATGCCCGCTATGCCGAGCAGGTCGCCGAGCATATCACCTCGGAAAAATGGAAAGAACTCGACGACGCTTTCTGGACGATCATCCCTTTCGGCACTGGCGGGCGGCGCGGAAAGATGTATCCGATCGGCTCGAATGCAATCAACGAGCGGACGATCGGCGAGAGTGCCCAAGGCTTGGCCGAGTATGTAAAGGAAACGGTCAGCGGAGACTTGTCGTGTGCGATCGCCTACGACACCCGGCATCGCTCGCGTGAATTCGCTGAGTTGTGTGCCCGTATTATGGTGTCGAACGGATTCAAGGTTTATTTCTTAGACGACTATCGCAGCACGCCGGAACTGTCGTTCCTTGTTCGATTCAAGAAGTGTTCGTGCGGAATCATGGTGACGGCCAGTCACAACCCACCCAGCGATAACGCGGTGAAGGTTTACTGGTCGACCGGTGGTCAGGTTATGCCTCCGCACGACAAGCAAATCATCGATCGCGTGATGAACGTGCAGGAAATTCCCCTGGGTGTGGAATTCGACGCGGCGGTTGCCGATGGCAAGGTCGTCATCTGTACGGCAGAAACGGACGATGCGTTCATCAACGCCGTTCAGCAGCAGAAATTTGACGGACCACGCAATCTGAAGATCTTGTACTCGCCCCTTCATGGTGTTGGCGCTTCGGCTGTCATGCCTGCGTTGGCCGCCGATAATTTCAAAAATGTCGCGATCTTTGGCCCACACAAAGAACCGAGTGGTGACTTCCCCAATGTGCCGGGGCACGTTTCCAACCCCGAGAATCCGGCTGTCTTTGATGCGATTATTGAGCAAGCCAAGACCGACGGTAGTGAGTTGATTTTGGCGACGGACCCCGACTGCGATCGGGTTGGCTGTGCCGCACCGAAAACGATGGACGTGACCGGCGAGTGGGGGACATTTACCGGCAATCAAATTGGTGTGCTGTTGGCCGATCACGTTCTTTCCGAACGGAAAAAAGGTGGCGGGCTGACTCCAGAGCATTACGTCGTTAAAACCTTGGTTACCACCGAGATGGTTCGCCGGATCGCGGACAGTTATGGCGTACGCACGTGCGGTAACCTGCAGGTTGGTTTCAAGTGGATCGGCGGCACGATGGATGCCGAGGGGCCAGATAAGTTCCTCTTCGGTTGCGAAGAATCGCACGGTTACTTGGTGGGGCAGTATGCTCGCGATAAGGACGCCGCAGTCGCCGCGATGTTATTGGCCGAGTTAGCAGCCAACTGCAAGCAGGAAGGGAAATCGCTGCACGAGAAGTTGGAATCGCTGTGGTGGCAACATGGCTACCATGCCGAGCGTCTTTTGAATCAGAAGATGCCTGGCAGCGAAGGGATGGCCAACATGCAGAAGCTGATGGGCAAATTCCGCGAGGCACCGCCACAATCGGTGGGTGGCTTGAAGTTGACCGCCGTGCGCGACTACCAGAACGATACCATCACTACCCCGGACGGCAAGAGTTCTCCGCTTAATGGTCCTAAGGGGAACATGGTCATTCTCGATTTAGAAGATGGCAACTACGTAGCCGTGCGTCCTTCAGGTACCGAGCCGAAGGTGAAGTTCTACATGTTCAGCTACGTACCGGCCGAGCAGCTTTCGCTACTAGACGCTGCCCAGGAAGAAATGGAAGCGCGGCTCGATGCGTTTGAAAAGGATCTGGTCGCCTTTGCGGACAGCGTTTAG
- the glmM gene encoding phosphoglucosamine mutase, which translates to MPDPIISVSGLRGILGQSLSPDTISRYVAAFVEQLPDGSILLSRDGRPSGKALGDIVQGTINLLGRDVIDAGIAATPTVGVLLRQYRCMGAIQISASHNPPEYNGLKLMGADGRVVSADKGAQIKAAYEEQPTTWAPWNEVGNTSLCEDTTSEHIQKVLETIDSGLIQKKKYRVLLDSNGGAGSIVGVKLLEALGCDVELLGGEPNGEFLHSPEPTAENLQTVAHRVRESRVQVAFCQDPDADRLAVIDENGRYIGEEYTVALCLQNVLFKRKGPVVINGATSRMNEDVAAEYKCPIYRSAVGEANVTQEMMFRDAVFGGEGNGGPIDPRVGYIRDSFVGMANILELMTKKKKPISKLADALPRYEIVKHKVEMDPDQLEEGFDRLKYQYKDAQVQEGDGLRFTWKNRWLIARASNTEPIVRVIAESKSADESEDMCISATRTLRGI; encoded by the coding sequence ATGCCAGACCCGATCATCAGCGTTTCCGGATTACGCGGAATTTTAGGACAAAGCCTCTCGCCCGATACAATCAGCCGTTATGTAGCAGCTTTTGTCGAGCAATTGCCCGATGGCAGCATCCTTCTCTCGCGCGATGGACGCCCCAGTGGAAAAGCATTGGGCGATATTGTCCAAGGGACAATCAACCTACTCGGTCGAGACGTCATCGATGCAGGCATCGCCGCAACCCCCACGGTCGGTGTGCTGCTGCGGCAATATCGCTGCATGGGGGCGATCCAAATCTCGGCGAGTCATAACCCCCCAGAGTACAACGGGCTGAAATTAATGGGGGCCGATGGGCGAGTCGTCTCTGCCGATAAAGGGGCCCAGATCAAAGCTGCCTACGAAGAACAGCCGACCACATGGGCCCCCTGGAACGAGGTCGGTAACACCTCGCTGTGTGAGGACACCACTAGCGAACATATCCAGAAAGTTCTCGAAACGATCGATTCAGGTCTAATCCAAAAGAAAAAATACCGCGTTCTGCTCGACTCGAACGGAGGAGCCGGCAGCATCGTGGGCGTAAAGCTCTTAGAAGCCCTTGGCTGCGATGTAGAACTCTTGGGAGGAGAACCTAACGGAGAGTTCCTGCACTCCCCTGAACCAACCGCCGAGAACTTGCAGACCGTCGCTCACCGGGTCCGCGAATCACGAGTTCAAGTCGCTTTCTGCCAAGACCCAGATGCCGACCGCTTGGCGGTAATCGACGAGAATGGGCGATATATTGGCGAAGAATACACGGTGGCTCTTTGCCTGCAAAACGTGCTCTTTAAACGAAAAGGGCCCGTTGTCATCAATGGTGCGACCAGTCGCATGAACGAGGACGTGGCAGCAGAATATAAGTGCCCCATCTATCGCTCGGCGGTGGGTGAAGCGAACGTAACCCAAGAAATGATGTTTCGCGATGCGGTGTTCGGTGGCGAAGGAAATGGCGGTCCTATCGACCCCCGAGTTGGCTACATTCGCGACAGCTTCGTCGGCATGGCCAACATCCTGGAACTGATGACCAAAAAGAAAAAACCTATCAGCAAGCTGGCTGACGCCCTGCCCCGTTACGAGATCGTCAAGCACAAAGTCGAGATGGATCCTGATCAACTCGAAGAAGGCTTCGATCGCCTAAAATACCAGTACAAAGATGCCCAAGTCCAAGAAGGGGATGGCCTCCGTTTTACCTGGAAAAACCGCTGGTTGATCGCGCGTGCCAGCAATACCGAGCCTATTGTCCGCGTGATCGCCGAATCGAAATCGGCAGACGAGAGCGAAGATATGTGTATCTCGGCAACACGCACGCTGCGGGGCATTTAG
- the serS gene encoding serine--tRNA ligase — protein sequence MLDRKFVVDNVELVKKNCVDRGVTADVDQIVALETARKAKLQEAEEFNRQANEINKSIGKASAEERPQIIAEGKRLRELKDAASTEVDKFEEQITDILRLIPNLTHPEAPIGEDDKSNLEIKRGTTEPRKFDFPVLDHVELGEKLDLIDFEAGAQVAGAGFYYLKNEAVLLELALQQYVLSVLMKEGFVPTITPDMARTEILHGVGFIPRGPETQIYSIENTDLNLVATAEITLGGMYAGKVLEAEDLPQLFCGISHCYRTEAGAAGRASRGLYRVHQFTKVEMFAFTLPEDSEATLNKFCELECRIFDGLKIPYRVVDTATGDLGGPAYRKFDLEAWMPGRGEAGEYGEVTSTSNCTDYQARRLNIRYKVKGEKGTHFAHTLNGTAIALSRGLIAVLENYQQADGSIEVPEVLRPFMGMDKIGPR from the coding sequence ATGCTCGACCGGAAGTTTGTTGTTGATAACGTTGAACTCGTTAAGAAGAACTGTGTCGACCGAGGCGTCACCGCCGACGTCGATCAGATCGTCGCACTCGAAACCGCGCGCAAGGCAAAGCTCCAAGAGGCGGAAGAGTTCAACCGCCAGGCGAACGAGATCAACAAAAGCATCGGCAAAGCCTCGGCAGAAGAACGCCCCCAGATCATTGCCGAAGGAAAACGCCTGCGCGAGCTAAAGGATGCGGCATCGACGGAGGTCGACAAGTTCGAGGAACAGATTACGGATATCCTCCGCCTGATTCCCAACTTAACCCATCCTGAGGCACCGATCGGGGAAGACGATAAAAGCAATCTGGAAATCAAACGCGGGACAACCGAGCCACGCAAGTTTGATTTTCCTGTTCTCGATCACGTCGAGCTAGGCGAGAAACTCGACCTAATCGACTTTGAAGCCGGAGCCCAAGTTGCCGGTGCTGGGTTCTACTACTTGAAGAACGAAGCGGTCCTTTTGGAACTGGCTCTGCAGCAGTACGTGCTCAGCGTGTTGATGAAAGAAGGCTTCGTACCGACGATCACGCCTGATATGGCACGAACCGAAATTTTGCATGGCGTCGGATTCATTCCGCGAGGGCCAGAAACACAGATCTATAGCATCGAGAATACCGACCTCAACCTGGTTGCGACGGCTGAGATCACTTTGGGCGGGATGTACGCCGGCAAGGTCTTGGAAGCAGAAGACTTGCCGCAACTGTTCTGCGGAATTAGTCACTGTTACCGCACCGAAGCAGGCGCCGCCGGTCGGGCTTCGCGTGGTCTGTATCGCGTGCATCAATTCACCAAGGTCGAGATGTTTGCTTTCACGCTGCCGGAAGACAGCGAAGCGACGCTCAACAAGTTCTGCGAATTGGAATGCCGCATCTTCGACGGCTTGAAAATCCCTTACCGTGTGGTCGATACGGCCACCGGAGACCTGGGTGGCCCTGCCTATCGCAAGTTCGACCTAGAGGCCTGGATGCCAGGGCGTGGCGAAGCTGGCGAATACGGGGAGGTGACCAGCACCTCGAACTGCACCGACTACCAAGCTCGCCGACTCAATATTCGCTACAAGGTGAAGGGGGAGAAGGGAACCCACTTCGCCCACACGCTCAACGGCACGGCGATCGCTTTGAGCCGCGGTTTAATCGCGGTGCTGGAAAATTACCAGCAGGCCGATGGCAGCATCGAAGTGCCGGAAGTTCTTCGGCCCTTCATGGGCATGGACAAGATCGGCCCCAGATAA
- a CDS encoding dipeptidase gives MPDLKTFLEDNRQAFVESLKELLRIPSVSTDSRHKEDVKNAAEWVAERFRELNFKTQVVSTQGHPIVYAESPPVPGKPVALVYGHYDVQPPEPLELWTTPPFEPTERDGNIVARGATDDKGQMLTHVLGAMAWMKSVGELPIQVKFLIEGEEEIGSASLPPFIEANKELLANDVVVISDCSQFGPGQPAITYGLKGIAYFELKLTGPNRDLHSGTFGGSVRNPANTLCTMLGSLVDEHGWIHIPGFYDDVIPMTGDERENFAELPFDEEKFKQQLGIDQVHGEEGYTTLERRWARPTLDINGLTSGYQGEGAKTVLPGVASAKFSCRLVPNQEPHKIAEALREHLTKICPPGIKMELKAHHGSPGFVVSTDSPYIQAAQVAIEKGFGNAPVLIREGGSIPICSEFAKELDCDVLLLGWGLDDDNTHSPNEKFNLGDFQRGIEASAQLWAELAKITK, from the coding sequence ATGCCGGATCTGAAAACTTTTCTAGAAGACAACCGCCAAGCATTCGTTGAATCGCTTAAAGAACTGTTGCGTATTCCCAGTGTCAGTACGGACAGCCGCCATAAAGAAGATGTGAAGAATGCGGCTGAATGGGTTGCGGAGCGGTTTCGGGAACTCAATTTCAAGACGCAAGTCGTTTCAACGCAAGGGCATCCAATTGTTTATGCCGAAAGCCCTCCTGTTCCAGGGAAGCCGGTGGCGTTGGTTTATGGACATTACGATGTGCAGCCCCCAGAACCGCTAGAACTGTGGACGACTCCCCCCTTCGAGCCTACAGAGCGAGACGGCAACATTGTTGCACGCGGGGCGACCGACGATAAAGGTCAGATGTTGACCCATGTGCTCGGTGCAATGGCATGGATGAAGTCGGTCGGCGAGTTGCCGATTCAGGTCAAGTTTCTCATTGAGGGGGAAGAGGAAATAGGCAGTGCTAGCCTCCCGCCTTTCATCGAGGCGAACAAAGAACTGCTCGCCAACGATGTGGTGGTGATCAGCGATTGTTCCCAATTTGGGCCTGGACAGCCGGCAATCACCTACGGGCTAAAGGGAATTGCGTATTTTGAATTGAAGCTAACGGGGCCCAATCGCGATTTGCATAGTGGCACCTTCGGGGGCAGTGTGCGGAATCCGGCTAATACGCTCTGTACGATGCTGGGCTCGTTGGTCGACGAACATGGCTGGATTCATATTCCTGGCTTCTACGATGACGTGATCCCCATGACTGGCGACGAACGCGAGAATTTCGCCGAATTGCCGTTTGATGAAGAGAAGTTCAAACAACAACTCGGAATCGATCAAGTTCATGGTGAAGAAGGCTACACTACACTCGAACGTCGCTGGGCTCGACCAACGTTAGATATCAATGGCCTGACCAGCGGTTATCAAGGGGAAGGGGCCAAAACGGTTCTGCCGGGGGTTGCTTCGGCCAAGTTCAGTTGCCGACTCGTTCCCAATCAAGAGCCTCACAAGATCGCAGAAGCGCTGCGCGAACATCTCACCAAGATTTGCCCTCCTGGTATCAAGATGGAACTGAAGGCCCATCATGGCTCGCCAGGGTTTGTGGTTTCCACCGACAGCCCTTACATTCAGGCGGCCCAGGTGGCGATCGAGAAAGGGTTTGGCAATGCCCCGGTACTGATCCGCGAAGGGGGCTCGATCCCGATTTGTTCCGAGTTCGCCAAAGAACTCGATTGCGATGTGCTGCTATTGGGATGGGGGCTAGATGACGATAACACCCACAGTCCCAATGAGAAGTTTAATCTCGGAGACTTTCAACGCGGCATCGAAGCCAGCGCCCAGTTGTGGGCGGAACTCGCCAAAATCACCAAGTAG
- a CDS encoding ATP-dependent Clp protease adaptor ClpS, with protein sequence MGDSNTSVAEPGEATVVSTKTEPKKKPKPKRQPRYHVVLWNDDDHTYEYVILMMHELFGHPVEKGFQIAKTVDSDGRAICLTTTKEHAELKREQIHAYGKDELIARCRGSMSSTIEPEC encoded by the coding sequence GTGGGCGATTCAAATACGTCTGTAGCTGAACCTGGGGAAGCAACGGTCGTTTCGACCAAGACGGAACCCAAGAAAAAGCCAAAACCAAAGCGTCAGCCACGCTATCATGTCGTGCTTTGGAACGATGACGATCATACCTACGAGTATGTCATCTTGATGATGCATGAGCTGTTTGGGCACCCCGTGGAAAAAGGGTTTCAAATTGCCAAGACCGTTGATTCCGATGGCCGCGCAATCTGCTTGACCACCACCAAAGAACATGCTGAGCTTAAACGAGAACAGATCCATGCTTATGGCAAGGATGAACTGATCGCTCGTTGCCGCGGTTCGATGTCTTCCACGATCGAGCCAGAGTGCTAG
- the mtaB gene encoding tRNA (N(6)-L-threonylcarbamoyladenosine(37)-C(2))-methylthiotransferase MtaB — MSDLKLKTLTLGCKVNQYETELVREGLVRGGYRDADTAEAADVCVVNTCTVTNEGDSKSRQAIRRLAKDNPNSRIVVMGCYATRAPDELKQLPNVSEVVTDKREIPDLLGRMGVIDIPDGISRFGDRHRAYVKVQDGCLLRCSFCIIPYVRPEMYSRPAGEIVEEVRRLAENGFREIVLTGIHLGHYGVDLNKGKPKTDWVRLAQLMEMLSRIETDFRIRLSSIEATEVTRELIEVMAKYPDKICPHLHISMQSGSDSVLRRMRRRWGSQRFVDRCKLLQDTLDKPSISTDIIVGFPGETEAEFQETCLVSEKVGFSKIHIFPFSARRGTPAAEMPDQIPGDIKADRRARLAEVEDRAREAYYRSLVGEKLDVLIEAEDRQNPLLATGTSCRYAQVSCDRSQVEIGQRYQVRIDQAQSQGLFGSLISSI, encoded by the coding sequence ATGAGCGATCTCAAACTGAAGACCCTCACCTTGGGGTGCAAGGTCAATCAATATGAAACCGAACTTGTTCGCGAAGGTTTGGTCCGCGGCGGATATCGAGACGCAGACACCGCAGAGGCGGCAGACGTCTGTGTGGTAAATACCTGTACGGTTACCAACGAAGGGGATTCAAAAAGCCGTCAAGCGATTCGGCGGCTGGCCAAGGATAACCCTAATTCTCGCATCGTTGTCATGGGATGCTACGCCACACGTGCCCCGGACGAATTGAAGCAGCTGCCCAATGTGTCCGAAGTCGTCACCGACAAACGGGAAATTCCTGATTTGTTGGGCCGAATGGGCGTGATTGACATTCCAGATGGCATTTCCCGTTTTGGTGATCGCCACCGGGCTTATGTCAAAGTGCAAGATGGCTGTCTCTTACGCTGTAGCTTCTGCATTATCCCATACGTTCGGCCCGAGATGTACAGCCGACCAGCAGGCGAAATCGTGGAAGAGGTCCGCCGCTTGGCAGAGAACGGCTTTCGCGAAATTGTGCTAACCGGGATTCACCTGGGGCACTATGGTGTCGATCTCAACAAAGGGAAACCGAAAACCGACTGGGTTCGCTTGGCCCAGTTGATGGAAATGCTCTCCCGTATCGAAACTGATTTCCGAATTCGACTCTCCAGCATCGAAGCGACCGAAGTTACACGAGAACTGATCGAGGTAATGGCCAAGTACCCCGACAAAATCTGCCCTCACCTGCATATCTCGATGCAAAGTGGCTCCGACTCGGTTCTTCGTCGGATGCGTCGCCGGTGGGGAAGTCAGCGTTTTGTCGATCGCTGCAAGCTACTGCAAGACACACTGGACAAACCGTCCATCTCGACCGATATCATTGTCGGTTTCCCCGGCGAGACCGAGGCCGAATTTCAAGAGACTTGCCTCGTCTCCGAGAAAGTTGGTTTCTCCAAAATTCACATCTTCCCCTTTAGCGCACGGCGAGGCACCCCCGCCGCCGAAATGCCTGACCAAATTCCAGGCGATATCAAAGCCGACCGACGAGCACGCCTGGCAGAAGTGGAAGACCGTGCCCGCGAGGCGTATTATCGCAGCTTAGTGGGCGAGAAATTAGATGTGCTGATCGAAGCAGAAGATCGGCAAAACCCACTGTTGGCCACCGGCACCTCTTGCCGCTATGCCCAAGTCTCGTGCGATCGCAGCCAAGTCGAAATCGGCCAGCGATACCAAGTTCGAATCGATCAGGCCCAATCACAGGGCCTTTTCGGATCTCTCATTTCATCGATTTAA
- a CDS encoding chemotaxis protein yields the protein MTTQSSKLGINTGILLEAGTNEAEILVFEVAGQTFGVNVAKVKEVLGISKVTSLPEGHPSIEGVVRIRQDVVTLINLTYFLYGNVEEAQAKDNDCLLLLEFNQRPLAFRVHRVHRIYRVSWKATRPLPNTMGMNAPITSVVLIDGKLVQILDFESIGSEVAGISEQQHLEDATITKIEAPDVPIVFAEDSRMISEMINDHLQEAGFSNVHSFIDGCAAWEYLENLAENQTCDTIRDHVGIIITDIEMPRMDGFSLAKHIRMHPVLGQLPILIFSSLVSKDNQKKGAQVGVDAQVSKPRYAELVATARQLLGMTQLLEV from the coding sequence ATGACGACACAGTCATCGAAACTGGGCATTAACACGGGCATCCTTCTCGAAGCTGGTACAAACGAAGCCGAGATCCTTGTCTTCGAGGTTGCCGGGCAAACATTTGGGGTGAACGTTGCCAAAGTAAAAGAAGTCCTAGGCATCAGCAAAGTCACCAGTCTTCCAGAAGGCCATCCTTCCATTGAAGGCGTCGTAAGAATTCGCCAAGACGTTGTCACCCTGATCAACCTGACTTACTTTCTGTACGGTAACGTCGAGGAAGCTCAGGCCAAAGACAACGACTGCTTGCTGCTCCTCGAGTTCAACCAGCGGCCCCTCGCTTTCCGGGTCCATCGCGTCCATCGAATCTATCGCGTTAGTTGGAAAGCGACTCGCCCATTACCGAACACCATGGGTATGAACGCGCCAATTACCAGTGTGGTGCTGATCGACGGCAAGCTGGTTCAAATCCTCGATTTCGAGTCGATCGGTTCAGAAGTCGCCGGGATTTCCGAGCAACAGCACCTCGAAGATGCCACGATTACCAAAATTGAGGCACCTGACGTGCCGATTGTCTTCGCCGAAGACTCTCGCATGATTTCGGAAATGATCAACGACCACCTCCAAGAAGCCGGATTCAGCAACGTTCACAGTTTCATTGATGGTTGCGCAGCTTGGGAATACCTCGAGAATCTGGCCGAAAATCAAACCTGTGATACGATTCGCGACCATGTTGGTATCATCATTACCGATATCGAAATGCCACGGATGGACGGTTTCAGCCTCGCCAAACACATCCGCATGCACCCGGTATTAGGCCAATTGCCAATCTTGATCTTCTCGTCGCTGGTCTCTAAAGACAACCAGAAAAAAGGGGCTCAGGTCGGGGTCGATGCTCAGGTCTCGAAACCACGCTACGCCGAGCTTGTCGCTACGGCCCGCCAACTGCTTGGCATGACGCAGTTGCTTGAAGTGTAG
- the rdgB gene encoding RdgB/HAM1 family non-canonical purine NTP pyrophosphatase — protein sequence MTGEPFIRLTPNDRSAMDHTRQIVLGTYNQEKRTELQQLLAPLGIELQTLKEYPDAIEVEEDGISFTENATKKATEQAVHLGRWVLAEDSGLCVDALKGAPGIYSARFSGEEATDESNNDLLLEKLQGLPDEKRGAHYVCHITLSDPSGNAILQTEDKCHGRIAHERHGTHGFGYDPLFLIPEYHLTFGELGPAVKGLLSHRAKATREFVAQLNGLLRKNPQLLSKK from the coding sequence ATGACAGGCGAACCTTTTATACGCCTAACCCCTAATGATCGATCGGCGATGGACCACACGCGGCAAATTGTTTTGGGCACCTACAACCAAGAGAAGCGAACTGAACTGCAGCAACTACTTGCCCCCTTAGGCATCGAGTTGCAAACGCTCAAAGAGTACCCTGACGCGATCGAAGTGGAGGAGGATGGAATTTCTTTCACCGAAAACGCCACCAAGAAAGCGACCGAGCAGGCCGTTCATTTAGGACGATGGGTCTTAGCAGAGGACAGCGGTTTGTGCGTCGACGCCTTGAAAGGGGCACCCGGCATCTATTCGGCACGTTTCTCAGGCGAAGAGGCCACCGACGAATCGAACAACGATTTGCTGCTGGAAAAGCTTCAAGGGCTACCCGATGAAAAACGTGGGGCCCACTATGTATGCCACATCACGCTGTCGGATCCTTCCGGAAACGCCATTCTCCAGACCGAAGACAAATGTCACGGTCGAATTGCTCACGAGCGTCACGGCACGCATGGCTTTGGCTACGACCCACTGTTCTTGATCCCAGAATACCATCTCACCTTTGGCGAACTCGGTCCCGCCGTGAAAGGGCTACTCAGCCACCGGGCCAAAGCCACTCGTGAGTTTGTTGCCCAACTAAATGGGCTGCTGCGCAAGAACCCGCAGCTGTTGAGCAAGAAATAA